One part of the Rhodococcus oxybenzonivorans genome encodes these proteins:
- a CDS encoding amidohydrolase family protein, with the protein MPRTSTVRRPLGSRKWDPLWKACEEAGLSVSFHTASGDFREMLKHDEDDGLVGGVRVAADGPHIYLANAVIVSDLLVSGILARFPTLQFVSVESGIGWAPFVLDALDKRFQKNGVFRSHPEFGDMLPSDFFKRQVSLNFWFEQLDDYHLETLSLKPLMFETDFPHPTSFHRPTLEENIELVLGRQPEEVRRAVLWDNAARLYGKAMEKQGVNPSQAVAGLTS; encoded by the coding sequence GTGCCCCGCACGAGCACGGTCAGGCGCCCCCTGGGCAGCCGCAAGTGGGATCCGCTGTGGAAGGCGTGCGAGGAGGCGGGCCTGTCGGTCAGCTTCCACACCGCCAGCGGCGACTTCCGCGAGATGCTCAAGCACGACGAGGACGACGGGTTGGTCGGTGGTGTTCGCGTTGCCGCCGACGGACCCCACATCTACCTCGCCAACGCCGTCATCGTCAGCGACCTACTCGTCTCCGGAATCCTCGCCCGGTTCCCGACCCTGCAGTTCGTCTCCGTGGAAAGCGGAATCGGCTGGGCCCCGTTCGTTCTCGACGCCCTCGACAAGCGATTCCAGAAGAACGGCGTGTTCCGCTCGCACCCCGAGTTCGGTGACATGCTCCCCAGCGACTTCTTCAAACGGCAGGTATCGCTGAACTTCTGGTTCGAACAGCTCGACGACTACCACCTCGAAACGCTCTCACTCAAGCCACTGATGTTCGAAACCGACTTTCCCCACCCCACCAGCTTCCACCGTCCCACCCTCGAGGAAAACATCGAACTCGTCCTCGGCCGCCAACCCGAAGAGGTCCGCCGCGCGGTCCTGTGGGACAACGCCGCCCGCCTCTACGGCAAGGCGATGGAAAAACAGGGAGTCAACCCGAGCCAAGCCGTGGCCGGCCTGACCAGCTGA
- a CDS encoding HpcH/HpaI aldolase family protein, whose amino-acid sequence MILRRNHLMETLQSGRIALGCSLNEARDPGMVYAMAAAGADTVFIDQEHNLHNTETVFELVAHAHAAGISPLVRPPQIDYAWITRLLDGGCQSLLIPHVRHPSEVEHLIDLAFYHPRGRRGVALVGGAGVNYQEVTSATDVMRWANDNLLVGLIIETPEAVEALDELLLPGIGLALVGHGDLAQLYGVPGDPRHHLVLEAQERVRALCAERGIAYGVFQPSPHLIASEVELGAQLIVHGGVFSFIRKSVKDFRKTVEGALTADSTSAMVQPGGRPSVHR is encoded by the coding sequence ATGATCTTAAGACGTAACCACCTGATGGAAACCCTACAATCCGGTCGAATTGCGTTAGGCTGCAGTCTCAATGAGGCGCGCGACCCAGGCATGGTGTACGCCATGGCCGCTGCTGGTGCAGACACGGTGTTCATCGACCAAGAGCACAATCTGCACAACACCGAGACGGTGTTCGAGTTGGTCGCGCATGCCCATGCCGCCGGAATCAGTCCGTTGGTCAGGCCACCCCAGATCGACTATGCCTGGATCACTCGTTTGCTGGACGGGGGATGTCAATCCTTGCTGATTCCGCATGTGCGACATCCGTCCGAGGTCGAGCACCTCATCGACCTGGCGTTCTATCATCCCAGGGGTCGACGCGGCGTCGCCTTGGTCGGCGGAGCGGGCGTCAATTATCAGGAGGTCACCAGCGCGACAGACGTCATGCGCTGGGCCAACGACAATCTGCTTGTTGGGTTGATTATCGAAACCCCGGAAGCGGTCGAGGCGTTGGACGAGCTTCTCCTTCCGGGCATCGGCCTGGCACTGGTGGGGCACGGGGACCTTGCCCAACTGTACGGAGTGCCCGGAGATCCGCGACACCACCTTGTGCTCGAGGCGCAGGAACGGGTGCGTGCGCTTTGTGCCGAACGCGGAATTGCCTACGGCGTGTTCCAGCCGAGCCCCCATCTTATTGCCTCCGAGGTTGAACTGGGAGCGCAGTTGATCGTCCACGGTGGGGTCTTCTCCTTCATCCGCAAATCGGTGAAGGATTTTCGTAAGACTGTCGAAGGGGCATTGACTGCGGACTCGACGTCCGCGATGGTCCAGCCCGGCGGCCGACCTTCAGTGCACCGTTGA
- a CDS encoding acetyl-CoA acetyltransferase, with protein MTNEVVIVEAARSPLTQRQMYGRTSCELTVEKLLDVTVNGLLQRTKIDEDVVTTLVTVGDGAASRRYAESWRNVFDHIDLHETISSTSAVRLASEAINDDPRRVVLVAGAVGGHSLHEPGRPAGQPTPPGADLWSITRKKQGDFAFASHRRARECALSGDFRREIIPLEVHLDHEMTEFIASDELRQVPEPGGALTPAGAPASNGGAGHDCHPPHQSARAASGACALVLTSAARADDLGLHPRGRLVGVEMLFDIPLTNVSVSQLESVRSYLRALEVPLNRIDQFEVPEEVAVTPLIWLEQFRLNPYMLNPRGGALAFGHLGGLEGIRCVTTMLSALEDTGGTYGVVATSDPEGSGVLLVECLNSP; from the coding sequence ATGACTAACGAAGTGGTAATCGTCGAGGCAGCGCGATCGCCGCTCACCCAGCGGCAGATGTACGGCAGAACCTCCTGCGAGCTCACGGTGGAAAAGCTGTTGGACGTCACCGTCAACGGCCTACTGCAACGCACCAAGATCGATGAGGACGTTGTCACCACCTTGGTCACTGTGGGTGACGGGGCAGCGTCGCGCCGGTATGCCGAATCGTGGCGGAATGTGTTCGATCATATCGATCTGCACGAGACGATTTCGTCCACTTCTGCAGTCAGATTGGCAAGTGAAGCGATCAACGATGATCCGCGAAGGGTGGTGTTGGTGGCGGGAGCGGTTGGCGGGCATTCTCTCCATGAACCTGGACGACCTGCGGGTCAGCCGACGCCGCCGGGAGCGGACCTATGGTCCATCACGCGAAAGAAGCAAGGCGACTTTGCTTTCGCGTCCCACCGACGCGCCCGGGAATGCGCCCTGTCGGGCGATTTTCGACGCGAGATCATCCCTCTCGAAGTTCACCTGGACCACGAGATGACCGAGTTCATCGCGAGCGACGAGCTTCGGCAGGTGCCCGAGCCGGGCGGTGCCCTTACGCCAGCCGGTGCGCCGGCTTCGAACGGTGGAGCCGGCCACGATTGTCACCCGCCGCATCAAAGCGCTCGTGCTGCGAGTGGCGCCTGCGCGCTGGTGCTCACCAGCGCCGCCCGCGCCGACGACCTGGGGCTGCACCCTCGCGGGCGTCTGGTGGGAGTCGAGATGCTGTTCGACATACCGTTGACGAATGTATCGGTCTCTCAACTTGAATCGGTGCGCTCGTATCTGCGGGCACTCGAAGTTCCGCTCAACCGGATCGATCAGTTCGAGGTTCCGGAAGAGGTGGCGGTGACACCGCTGATCTGGCTCGAGCAGTTCCGCCTGAATCCCTACATGCTCAATCCGCGGGGCGGGGCATTGGCCTTCGGTCACCTGGGCGGACTCGAAGGCATTCGGTGTGTGACAACCATGCTCAGCGCCCTGGAGGATACCGGCGGAACCTACGGGGTGGTGGCCACGTCGGATCCCGAAGGATCCGGCGTCCTGCTCGTGGAATGCCTGAACAGCCCCTGA
- a CDS encoding zinc-binding dehydrogenase, with translation MVIDRKSNSPGLDLVDVVPPEVGDTQVRIAVRAASVNRADLAQLAGTHAAGGGPQAQVVGLDAAGEIIEVGLGVTDFARGDRVMTMVAGGLAEEVVVDASMLIPIPKNWSYPEGAAAVLGFMTAHNALMTTARMAGGESVAIHAATSGVGMQAVQLARYFGARLIVGTTRSDRGHALLDALGVDEVINTSATDFAARALEITAGNGIDIVLDHVGGSYLPMNIQAAAVKGRIVGIGRLGGAEGLLDMEALAFKRIELVGVTFRTRTPQERAEIVRALRRDIAPFRPHAAHRDIHETLRPVIARVLPWSAADQAYQLMSDNEVLGKIVLEVG, from the coding sequence ATGGTTATCGATCGAAAGTCGAATAGCCCTGGACTGGATCTGGTCGATGTGGTTCCACCCGAGGTAGGGGACACACAGGTCCGCATCGCAGTGCGAGCGGCTTCGGTGAACCGCGCCGATCTGGCCCAGCTCGCCGGAACCCATGCCGCTGGTGGTGGTCCACAGGCCCAGGTGGTGGGGCTCGACGCGGCAGGGGAAATCATCGAAGTCGGTCTCGGTGTCACCGACTTTGCGCGAGGCGACCGCGTGATGACGATGGTGGCTGGTGGTCTGGCGGAAGAGGTGGTGGTGGATGCCTCGATGCTCATCCCGATACCGAAAAACTGGAGCTACCCTGAAGGAGCTGCGGCCGTACTGGGCTTCATGACAGCCCACAACGCGTTGATGACAACTGCGCGGATGGCCGGGGGCGAATCCGTTGCGATACACGCCGCGACATCTGGCGTGGGCATGCAAGCCGTCCAGCTGGCTCGTTACTTCGGAGCCCGGCTCATCGTCGGTACCACCCGTTCGGATCGAGGCCACGCGCTCCTTGACGCCCTGGGGGTCGACGAAGTGATCAACACCAGTGCAACCGATTTCGCTGCGAGAGCACTGGAGATCACCGCCGGCAACGGGATCGACATCGTTCTCGACCACGTCGGTGGCAGTTACCTTCCGATGAACATTCAGGCCGCGGCAGTGAAGGGCCGAATCGTGGGGATCGGACGTCTCGGCGGAGCGGAGGGACTCCTGGATATGGAGGCGCTGGCATTCAAACGGATCGAATTGGTCGGCGTGACATTCCGCACCAGGACTCCCCAGGAAAGGGCCGAGATCGTGCGCGCGTTGCGGCGAGACATTGCACCCTTCCGCCCGCATGCCGCCCACCGCGATATCCACGAAACGCTCCGCCCGGTCATCGCCCGCGTTCTGCCCTGGAGCGCAGCGGATCAGGCCTATCAATTGATGTCCGACAACGAAGTACTGGGCAAAATCGTGCTGGAAGTGGGTTGA
- a CDS encoding cupin domain-containing protein: MQANIFDVKEMIGFKPVQGMDGRAVFGAHMQLTYVTFEPGTVVPIHSHPQEQIGLLLRGDATLLLDTGEVQLTELSSYVVPGEVRHGLVVGWEGAVFVEAFHPLRQDYVDAARGKDVVPFQ; encoded by the coding sequence ATGCAGGCCAACATTTTCGATGTAAAAGAAATGATCGGTTTCAAGCCCGTGCAAGGTATGGATGGGCGTGCCGTTTTCGGCGCACATATGCAATTGACCTATGTCACCTTCGAGCCCGGCACGGTGGTGCCGATCCACTCCCATCCGCAGGAACAGATCGGGTTACTCCTCCGCGGCGACGCGACGCTGTTGCTCGACACCGGCGAGGTGCAGTTGACCGAGTTATCCAGCTACGTGGTGCCCGGCGAGGTGCGACACGGCCTGGTCGTCGGCTGGGAGGGCGCTGTGTTCGTCGAGGCCTTTCATCCCCTGCGACAGGACTATGTCGATGCCGCCCGCGGGAAAGATGTGGTGCCGTTCCAATGA
- a CDS encoding Sua5/YciO/YrdC/YwlC family protein — protein sequence MHALSAAQQRGSDKPASVLVGSMDNLDGMVASVPAPAHQLIHAFWPGSVSLVLQAARSSESPSGRATSQHNRHPQPLSSMIRRQGTDEAAFGTTVIAPATRPMPVRHGVHALHDVS from the coding sequence GTGCACGCCTTGTCGGCTGCACAACAGCGCGGTAGTGACAAGCCGGCCTCGGTCCTGGTGGGAAGCATGGATAATTTGGACGGGATGGTTGCATCCGTGCCAGCACCGGCGCACCAACTGATCCACGCGTTCTGGCCCGGCTCTGTGTCGTTGGTTCTACAGGCTGCGCGGTCCTCGGAATCTCCCTCGGGGCGTGCCACATCGCAACACAATCGCCACCCGCAACCGCTCAGTTCCATGATCAGGAGGCAGGGCACCGACGAAGCAGCTTTCGGCACGACGGTCATAGCCCCGGCTACTCGCCCGATGCCCGTTCGTCACGGAGTCCACGCCCTTCATGACGTGAGTTGA
- a CDS encoding DoxX family protein, with translation MVAHGVKHARSLDGTTRWFESIGFCDPKFQAVTSAGVEILSGSALIAGTMTPVAAAAVIGTMGVAIRTVHAPNGFFITAEGYEYAAGLAAGCVALVSLPAGMLGLDRHLRLGRFRGGKAALATLIVGAASAASHTSVFWNSPRRTPRDAQPPTPDLDTVEPGERAG, from the coding sequence ATGGTCGCACACGGAGTAAAACACGCTCGCTCGCTCGACGGCACGACGCGGTGGTTCGAATCGATCGGGTTCTGCGATCCCAAGTTTCAGGCAGTCACCAGTGCCGGCGTCGAAATACTCTCGGGAAGCGCCCTTATCGCGGGGACCATGACCCCGGTGGCAGCGGCGGCGGTGATTGGCACGATGGGTGTAGCGATCCGAACCGTGCATGCCCCCAACGGGTTCTTCATCACGGCCGAGGGATATGAGTACGCAGCGGGCCTTGCTGCCGGATGTGTGGCGCTTGTCAGTCTCCCCGCGGGCATGCTCGGTCTGGATCGGCATCTCCGGCTCGGACGATTCCGCGGTGGCAAAGCCGCATTGGCCACCTTGATCGTGGGTGCGGCATCGGCGGCGAGCCACACGTCCGTGTTCTGGAATAGTCCCCGACGTACCCCGCGAGACGCTCAACCGCCGACGCCCGATCTCGACACGGTAGAGCCGGGCGAACGAGCCGGCTGA
- the folE gene encoding GTP cyclohydrolase I FolE, which yields MLLYDGLAGVGDPRNADLAAAESAARAFLDALGIDTGASGVRDTPRRMTRAYLDLFTPNSFELTTFPNDEGYDELVVAKSIPVRSVCEHHLLPFSGVAHVGYLPGERVLGLSKLARIVEFFARRPQVQERLTKQVADCLTTRLGPKGVGVVIEAEHSCMSMRGIRAIGSTTVTSALSGSLRDDPRSRQEFFALTGV from the coding sequence TTGCTGCTATACGACGGCTTGGCCGGCGTAGGTGATCCGCGGAACGCGGACCTGGCCGCTGCGGAGTCCGCTGCGCGTGCGTTTCTGGACGCGCTCGGGATCGATACCGGCGCCAGCGGTGTGCGGGATACACCCCGCAGGATGACACGGGCCTACCTTGATCTCTTTACCCCCAACTCTTTCGAGTTGACGACCTTCCCGAACGATGAAGGGTATGACGAGCTGGTGGTGGCAAAATCCATTCCGGTTCGCTCGGTGTGTGAACACCACCTTTTGCCGTTCAGCGGTGTCGCGCATGTCGGATACCTGCCGGGCGAACGCGTCCTCGGCCTGTCGAAACTTGCCCGCATCGTCGAGTTCTTCGCCCGTCGGCCTCAGGTGCAAGAACGACTCACGAAGCAAGTCGCGGATTGTTTGACAACAAGACTCGGGCCGAAGGGTGTGGGGGTCGTGATCGAAGCCGAGCACAGCTGTATGTCGATGCGCGGTATACGCGCCATCGGCTCTACCACCGTCACCTCGGCGCTGTCGGGATCGTTGCGCGATGATCCGCGATCACGTCAAGAGTTCTTCGCGCTGACAGGGGTCTAG
- a CDS encoding VOC family protein — protein sequence MTTEATDSKPVILTQAGAATGRLAGVNHLQLIVSDMDASVRFYRDVLGLTVVRTTADYPAPGRGYQILKNTFLDMGNGNLLSLIVVGGAGISDTPTTAEPSVSAEWLWPGVPENQWTPRKFDHVAFNVDSHDDVVWFRDHLQACGVKTSKIIARDHEAWVESLYFYDPDGIPLEIATFDLGNPKWEKHQPTDWFRDPNPVPALRVNPA from the coding sequence ATGACCACCGAGGCAACGGATTCTAAACCGGTGATCCTGACACAGGCCGGTGCTGCGACAGGCCGCCTCGCCGGTGTCAATCACCTGCAACTGATCGTCAGCGACATGGACGCCAGTGTCCGGTTCTACCGCGACGTCCTGGGGTTGACCGTTGTTCGCACCACCGCGGACTATCCAGCACCCGGGCGCGGATACCAGATCCTGAAAAACACCTTTCTGGATATGGGGAACGGGAACCTGCTGTCGCTCATTGTGGTAGGCGGAGCTGGCATCAGCGATACACCCACGACCGCAGAGCCCTCGGTCAGTGCCGAATGGTTGTGGCCCGGTGTTCCGGAAAACCAATGGACTCCGCGAAAGTTCGACCATGTCGCATTCAACGTCGACAGTCACGACGACGTGGTGTGGTTTCGGGACCACCTGCAGGCCTGCGGTGTCAAGACGAGCAAGATTATCGCCCGAGATCACGAGGCGTGGGTGGAGTCCCTCTACTTCTACGACCCGGACGGGATCCCCCTCGAAATTGCCACCTTCGACCTCGGCAACCCGAAGTGGGAAAAGCACCAACCGACGGACTGGTTCCGCGATCCCAACCCTGTCCCCGCACTCCGCGTGAACCCGGCGTGA
- a CDS encoding amidohydrolase family protein: MDDQGFEMQVLYPNLAGFDWKPFVQHPNRNLAIAHLAAYNDFQLEWVAKYPGRFIPMMVIPYWDVAASVAEIERLADSGFGGIVTTGAPHEHGQAPLGSRKWDPLWKACEEAGLSVSFHTASGDFREMLKHDEDDGLVGGVRVAADGPHIYLANAVIVSDLLVSGILARFPTLQFVSVESGIGWAPFVLDALDKRFQKNGVFRSHPEFGDMLPSDFFKRQVSLNFWFEQLDDYHLETLSLKPLMFETDFPHPTSFHRPTLEENIELVLGRQPEEVRRAVLWDNAARLYGKAMEKQGVNPSQAVAGLTS, translated from the coding sequence ATGGACGATCAGGGCTTCGAGATGCAGGTGCTGTACCCGAACCTCGCCGGGTTCGACTGGAAGCCGTTCGTGCAGCATCCCAACCGGAACCTGGCGATCGCGCACCTGGCCGCCTACAACGACTTCCAACTCGAATGGGTGGCCAAGTACCCGGGCCGGTTCATCCCGATGATGGTGATCCCGTACTGGGACGTGGCGGCGTCGGTCGCGGAGATCGAACGCCTCGCCGATTCCGGCTTCGGCGGCATCGTGACCACCGGTGCCCCGCACGAGCACGGTCAGGCGCCCCTGGGCAGCCGCAAGTGGGATCCGCTGTGGAAGGCGTGCGAGGAGGCGGGCCTGTCGGTCAGCTTCCACACCGCCAGCGGCGACTTCCGCGAGATGCTCAAGCACGACGAGGACGACGGGTTGGTCGGTGGTGTTCGCGTTGCCGCCGACGGACCCCACATCTACCTCGCCAACGCCGTCATCGTCAGCGACCTACTCGTCTCCGGAATCCTCGCCCGGTTCCCGACCCTGCAGTTCGTCTCCGTGGAAAGCGGAATCGGCTGGGCCCCGTTCGTTCTCGACGCCCTCGACAAGCGATTCCAGAAGAACGGCGTGTTCCGCTCGCACCCCGAGTTCGGTGACATGCTCCCCAGCGACTTCTTCAAACGGCAGGTATCGCTGAACTTCTGGTTCGAACAGCTCGACGACTACCACCTCGAAACGCTCTCACTCAAGCCACTGATGTTCGAAACCGACTTTCCCCACCCCACCAGCTTCCACCGTCCCACCCTCGAGGAAAACATCGAACTCGTCCTCGGCCGCCAACCCGAAGAGGTCCGCCGCGCGGTCCTGTGGGACAACGCCGCCCGCCTCTACGGCAAGGCGATGGAAAAACAGGGAGTCAACCCGAGCCAAGCCGTGGCCGGCCTGACCAGCTGA
- a CDS encoding zinc-ribbon domain-containing protein, translating into MFLLFGFGTKRQHLGAGQTRTCPRCHNTTQWARIRESKQFTLFFVPVARWNRRQFEECGICGTAVEV; encoded by the coding sequence GTGTTCTTACTATTCGGTTTCGGCACCAAGCGGCAACACCTCGGCGCGGGGCAGACCCGAACGTGCCCGCGCTGTCACAACACCACACAGTGGGCACGGATACGGGAATCCAAGCAGTTCACGTTGTTTTTCGTTCCCGTCGCTCGCTGGAATCGCCGGCAATTCGAGGAATGTGGCATCTGCGGAACCGCCGTCGAGGTCTGA
- a CDS encoding DUF488 family protein: MLISVGHGRLGREDMTTLLETAAIEAVVDIRRYPGSRHNPDVSSEVLTQWLPHAGIDYRHEPRLGGRRRLPSGEEREDPWWQVDQFAAYAAYTRTAEFADAFAELVEQASRRRTAMMCSESVWWRCHRRLVADVAVLAHEVEVEHLMHDGRLTSHPPAAGARVRSDGRVVWDCDRASS; encoded by the coding sequence ATGTTGATCTCGGTGGGGCACGGCCGACTCGGCCGGGAAGACATGACGACGCTGCTGGAGACGGCCGCCATTGAAGCGGTAGTCGATATTCGGCGATATCCAGGCAGTCGTCACAACCCTGACGTCAGCAGTGAGGTGCTCACGCAATGGCTACCGCACGCGGGAATCGATTATCGCCATGAACCGCGGCTGGGCGGGCGCCGGCGCCTGCCGTCCGGCGAAGAGCGGGAGGATCCTTGGTGGCAGGTCGACCAGTTCGCTGCGTACGCGGCGTATACCCGCACGGCCGAGTTCGCTGACGCCTTCGCCGAGTTGGTGGAGCAGGCGAGTCGGCGGCGAACGGCGATGATGTGCAGTGAGAGTGTGTGGTGGCGTTGCCACCGCCGCCTCGTCGCCGACGTAGCCGTCCTCGCCCACGAGGTCGAAGTCGAGCACCTCATGCACGACGGCCGGCTAACCTCTCATCCGCCTGCGGCGGGTGCTCGCGTCCGATCCGACGGACGGGTGGTCTGGGACTGTGACCGAGCGTCGTCGTGA
- a CDS encoding protein adenylyltransferase SelO codes for MMAIPDFTIGATAAMAGLESTFADELDALTVPWQGAQAPDPKLLVLNEQLGASLRLDTEALRSEDGVAVLSGSTAPAGAKPVAMAYAGHQFGGYVPLLGDGRALLLGEVKNGDGRRVDVHLKGSGRTPFSRGGDGFAVVGPMLREYLVSEAMYALGVPTTRALSVVATGRHVLRDGAEPGAVLARVAASHLRVGTFEFAVRRGEVLQPLADYAIARHYPELTELPETGHGNRYLTFFEAVVEAQASLVAQWMLTGFVHGVMNTDNTTISGETIDYGPCAFLDAFDPAAVFSSIDHGGRYAFGNQPAVLKWNLARFAETLLTLIDSKVDDAITAVSAVLDTFDERYDRHYSAGMAAKLGVAGTPIDRALIDDLLTLMEEHGADWTGTFRALADELRGNPTPLGEQVPREHIGSWLERWCGVLTAHGLGAADTAAAMDSVNPLYIPRNHQVDAALRAATGGDLAPFEKLLEVVTHPFDHRDEWSDYTTPAPRAFSDTFQTFCGT; via the coding sequence ATGATGGCAATCCCGGATTTCACGATCGGCGCTACCGCTGCGATGGCCGGCCTCGAGAGCACCTTCGCCGACGAGCTGGACGCCCTGACGGTGCCATGGCAGGGCGCACAGGCGCCCGACCCGAAGTTGCTCGTGCTCAACGAGCAGCTCGGCGCGTCGTTGCGGCTGGATACAGAGGCGCTGCGAAGCGAGGACGGGGTCGCAGTCCTGTCCGGGTCGACAGCGCCGGCTGGGGCCAAGCCGGTGGCGATGGCGTATGCCGGCCATCAGTTCGGTGGCTACGTACCCCTCCTGGGGGATGGTCGGGCGTTACTGCTCGGTGAAGTGAAGAATGGTGACGGCCGACGAGTGGATGTGCATCTCAAGGGTTCGGGGCGCACACCGTTCTCGCGGGGCGGCGACGGTTTCGCCGTTGTTGGCCCGATGCTGCGTGAGTACCTGGTCAGCGAGGCGATGTATGCTCTCGGCGTCCCCACTACGCGTGCGCTGTCGGTGGTGGCGACCGGCCGGCACGTTCTTCGAGACGGCGCCGAGCCCGGTGCCGTGCTAGCCCGGGTGGCCGCCAGTCACCTGCGCGTCGGCACCTTCGAATTCGCGGTGCGGCGGGGTGAGGTGTTGCAGCCCCTCGCCGACTATGCGATCGCCCGCCACTACCCGGAGCTGACCGAACTGCCGGAGACGGGTCACGGCAATCGCTACCTGACGTTCTTCGAGGCGGTGGTCGAGGCTCAGGCGTCACTGGTGGCGCAGTGGATGCTCACCGGGTTCGTGCACGGGGTGATGAACACCGACAACACGACCATTTCAGGGGAGACCATCGACTACGGTCCGTGCGCTTTCCTCGACGCATTCGATCCGGCTGCAGTGTTCAGTTCGATCGACCACGGAGGCCGCTATGCGTTCGGCAACCAGCCCGCCGTCCTGAAGTGGAACCTGGCGCGCTTCGCGGAAACCCTTCTGACGCTGATCGATTCGAAGGTGGATGACGCGATTACCGCGGTCTCGGCGGTCCTCGACACTTTCGACGAGCGGTACGACCGCCACTACTCGGCGGGTATGGCGGCAAAGCTCGGTGTCGCCGGCACGCCCATCGATCGTGCGTTGATCGACGACCTGTTGACGCTGATGGAGGAACACGGTGCCGACTGGACGGGCACCTTCCGTGCACTCGCGGACGAGCTGCGCGGGAACCCGACGCCTCTGGGCGAGCAAGTACCGCGCGAGCACATCGGGTCATGGTTGGAACGCTGGTGCGGCGTCCTGACCGCACACGGGCTCGGGGCAGCGGACACCGCAGCTGCAATGGACAGCGTCAACCCGCTGTACATTCCGCGCAACCATCAGGTCGATGCTGCTTTGCGCGCCGCGACCGGCGGTGATCTCGCTCCGTTCGAGAAACTGCTCGAGGTCGTCACGCATCCGTTCGACCACCGCGACGAGTGGTCCGACTACACCACGCCCGCACCGCGTGCATTCAGCGATACCTTCCAAACCTTCTGCGGCACCTGA
- a CDS encoding DUF4193 domain-containing protein — protein MRREAGPPHRRTHRPSQTHGAPRLSGPDDLVEESLHQLETRKEPRSPDVDIDLDDADVMESFELPGADLSSEELMVKVVPKRSDEFTCTSCFLVHHRSRLAERTDSRMICRDCAN, from the coding sequence ATTCGTCGGGAAGCTGGGCCACCACATCGTCGAACTCACCGCCCGTCACAGACGCACGGCGCACCCAGACTGAGTGGTCCGGATGATCTTGTCGAAGAGTCGCTCCATCAGCTCGAAACCAGGAAAGAACCCCGATCCCCCGACGTCGACATCGACCTCGATGATGCAGATGTCATGGAGTCGTTCGAGCTGCCGGGCGCCGACCTGTCCAGTGAAGAGCTCATGGTCAAGGTGGTACCGAAGCGAAGTGACGAGTTCACCTGCACCAGTTGCTTCCTCGTCCATCACCGTAGCCGGTTGGCCGAGCGCACCGACAGTCGGATGATCTGCCGCGACTGCGCCAACTGA